AATGAAGCTGCAGTTGCTACCGGCATCTTCAAGGTAATAGAGGGTGTCCTCATCGCTGGCGATATAGATTTTGGTCCCGTTAATTGCCGGAGTACCCCAACCTGCAGTCATAGTGTCCGGCGTCCATTTCCAGGCAACTCCTAAGCCGCTGGCATTCAAGGCATATAAATAGGCATCCTCGCTGCCGACGATGATATGTCCAGTGTTACGGCAATAGGCAGGGTGACCGTTGAAGATGTAATCTTCTGGCTCCCGTGTTCCTCTATCAGCCCTTTTCCTCCCGGAGTTGTGGCTAACGCAATAGAAATAGCCATTGTCACAGTAGGTGTAGATTAGTGTGTCAACGACAACGGGTGAGGCAATCGGTGGTTGGGAATCATCGCCGACGATGCCGGAAAATTTCCACATGACCCTTCCTGCAGCACCAACAACAATCGCAATTGATTCGGGCGCTGATTCTGACCGTTTTGGCCAGTCCCTTGCCTTGACCTTTACCCAGAAGGTGCCTTCAGAGTTGAATTTGTGGGTGGTGGTGATGGTTTCGCCTGGCGCCACTCTGGTATCAATCCAGCCCTTGGAGCCGTCACCAAAGTCAAAGTAGAACTGAATTGAGTCGTTTTCCGGGTCAAGAGCGGTGGCGCGGAATTGGGTTTCAACACCCTTCGCGGTTCCAGGAGGGGCAAAGATTTTTATACTTTCAGGAGGGCTGTTGGGCAGAACACGGATGCTTTTTGGTGCGGAGAACTCGGAGATTTTTGTCGGGTCCTCTTCAAGATAGGCGGCAACCTTGAAGTTGAAGGTGCCGGTCTGGGTCCATTTCGGGTAGATGTAGTTGGTATCGCCACTGCCGGTCACATCAGAGGTGTCCATCTTGTTGTCAGGCTGACCAAGGTCGGTGATGTAGCGGATGTCCTTGTTGTTAGGAGCGGTAGCAAACACCCTTATCGGTGTTGTGGCATTAACCCAGGTTGACTCTGGAGCCGAGACGATTATTGGGGTGCTGGGTGCCCCTGGTTTTGGACACCCCATCCCAATAAACCCCGCAACAATCACCCCAGCCATAATCACTATCAGGGTCTTTTTATTCATTTACATCCTCCATTATGGTTTATTTTAAAGTTGACAACCCATATCATTTACCACAACTGGACCGTGGAAGGTGCCGGTTTCTGGTAACCGGTACCACCCACCCTTGCCATCCTCAAAATAGAAGTAGTAGTTGTGATAGATACCAGGGCAGAGTTTGGTTTTGAACCGGTAGACGCCCTCGCAGGGCTTGCCGCACATCAGGTGCATCTTATGGGGTTTCCCATTGATGTAAATTTCCGCACGGGTGGGCGGGTCGTTGTCCGGGTCGCGGTACTCAACATAGTAGGTAAATACTGTTCTTCTGTTCCCTGCTGCCGGGTCCACCTTCTCTCCCATTAATCTGGGCACTGCGTTGCCTCTTTCCCAAACAGTGGGACCTTGAATTATACCATAAGCGGGATGGAGCACACAGGCGCCGCACTGGTCAACTCCCGCAAAGTAATAGAAGTGTTTTCCGGGCTTAAGTTTGGTTTTGTAGACATAAAGACCGTTAGCAGGTGTACCTTGGTGGAGGGTCATATCGTACCAGATGCCATCGATGTTTACCCGCACCGCCTGGGGTCTGACACCATCCTTGTCCTCGTAATGAACCGAGAAGGTGTAGACCTCCTGGTTGGTGATGTAGTCGTGATAGCAGGCGCCATTGGTCAAAACCGGCAGGCGGTTATAAATCTGTTTGCCAATACCAACATAAGGACCGGGTTTGGCACCATAGCGGGGATAACGCTCTGAGAGTCCGCGAATGTCCTCGGCATAGAAGTAATGGTTGTACTCGCCTGAAGGTAGGGTTATCCTTGCCTGATAAATCCCGGCAGCGGGTTTGCCTTTTACCAGGCGCATTGGATAAGCGGTCCCGTTTATATAGACCTCAACCTTTGCCGGTGGGTCATTGTCCGGGTCAGAATAGCGGACCTGGGCAATATAGGTTGTTCTGCCCGTGCCCTGGAGTGGTGTTATCTTTGGGCCGCACAGACAGGGGCGCCGGTTTGCCTCTGCGGCGAAAACGGGCAGGGCAACGGTCAAAATAAGAACCACAGCGGTCGCAAAAGCAACATGCTCTTTGCGCATTCTTCCTCCTTTTTTTCTTTTAAAGACCAATGCAAGTATGATTATATGCAGTCGGGTATCGGTGTCAAGTAAATTCGCACAGCCTGTTTAGACCCCGCTGGAGTAGTGGCAGGGTTTGACAGATGGATAGTGGTTTTTATGATTGGGTATGCGGGTGTTTGTGGGCACATCGGGCTGGTTTTACCCCTGGAATCCGTCTCGCAGCCTGGACTGGTATTGTGACAATTCCGGTCTGAATGCGGTGGAGTTGAACGCATCGTTTTACCGGTTTCCCTTTCCCAATCAGGTGAAGTCCTGGGCGAAAAAGGGTAAGGGTCTTGTCTGGGCGGTAAAGGTCTCAAGGCTGGTAACCCATATCCACCGGTTAAACAAAGATGGTTTTGAGGTGTGGGAGCGTTTCTACGAACTTTTTCAGCCACTTGACAAAAATATTGATTTTTATCTTTTTCAGTTGCATCCCCAGATGGCGGCAGATGACAGGGATAGGGTGGCTGAGTTTGTCCAAAGGTGCGGTCTTAAGGAGCGGTTTGCTCTTGAGTGCCGGAACGAGTCCTGGTTTAATGAAAAGACAGTAGAGTGGGCAAAGGGGCTGGGGATAACTTTGGTTTCAGTTGATGCGCCCAAGTTTTTTAAGGACATTTACAACACCTCAGGTCTGGTCTATCTGCGGATGCATGGCCGGACCTCCTGGTATCAGCATAACTACACCGCCAGGGAGTTAAAGGAGGTTGTCGGGAAAATCAGGGCGGCAAAGCCAGAAGGGGTCTATGTCTTTTTCAACAATGACCAGGATATGCTCAGTAACGCCCAAAAGATGCTTGAACTTTTGCAGAAGTAGATGATTGAGATTGACGGCTCGTTTGGCTCGGGTGGCGGTCAGATCCTGCGCACCAGCCTTGCCCTGAGTGTGATTCTAAGAGCGCCAATCCGTATCAAAAATATCAGGGCAAGGAGACCAAAGCCGGGTCTTATGCCCCAGCACCTTGCCGGTGTCAGGGCAGCGGCAAAACTTTCCCGGGCAAAGGTGGAGGGGGATTTTTTGGGTTCAACCGAACTGGTGTTTGAGCCGGCGGGTGTTTTTTGTCAGGATTTGACCGTTGATGTTGCGGGCGAAAGGGGAAGCGCAGGTGCGGTAACTCTGGTTGCCCAGACTCTTTTGCCGATAATGCTTTTCAGTGATAAGCCCTGTCAGGCGGTTTTGCGGGGTGGAACCCATGTGCCTTTCAGTCCGGTTTATGAGTATCTCGAAAGGGTTTTACTGCCATTTTTGGAGAGGTTGGGTTTTAAGGCAGAGGCGAAGCTTAACGCCTATGGTTTTTATCCGGTTGGTGGAGGTGAGGTTGTTGTCAAGACCGAGCCGGTTAAAAAAGAAAATTTAAAAGGTCTTGATGTTAAAGATAAGGGCGGGTTAAAGGGTTTGCGAATCGTCTCGGGCGTGGCAAATCTGCCGGTTGAGATTGCCCAGCGCCAGGCAGCGAGGCTGAAACAGAGCTTGGGCAAAGAGCCAGAAAATGTTGAAGTTTTTGAGGTCAAGGCAAGATGCCCGGGAACATACCTTTTCCTGGAGGCGGTTTATCAAGGGGCTGTTGCCGGGTTTTCCTCTCTGGGCAAAAAGGGGAAAAGGGCAGAACAGGTTGCGGATGAGGTTTACGAACTTTTTGAGAGGCATCAAGAGGCTCCTGGTGCGCTTGACCCCAATCTCAGTGACCAGATTGTCCCTTTTTTAGGCTTGAGCAAGCAGGATTTCCATTTCACCACCACCCGTGTCAGCGACCATCTTTTGACCAATATTGAGGTTGTAAAGAGATTTATCCCGGAACTGAATATTGAACTGAAGGTTAAGGATGACGGTTTTGGTGAAGTCCGGGGCAGGTGGTAAATAGGGGGTGGTGGGGGGCACCTACCCTGTTAATAAAGAAGCTAAACAGGACCAATGTGTTAAGGTTATGCTATTATGCAACTTAGCCGATTTATCGCTGAGAACTGAAAGGTTTGGTGTTAATTTTGTCCGTTTTTCGGGCTCTTATTTTATAGGTAATAATAGATGAAGAGATTTGCAAATTTTGCCTGGGCTCGTTTTTCGTGCAGTTTCAGGGTTTGGTTGGTATTGAATGGCATCGGTCTGATATTGCCGATGTATTTGACTTAAAGGAAATTGAGGGCTATAATTAATTTCTTGCGAAGCAGTAGAAATTGGTTATAAATTCATAAGGAGTAATTATGGCACATAAAAAAGGTGGCGGCACAGCCAAGAACGGTCGCAACAGCCCGGGTCAGCGTTTGGGTGTCAAGGCTTTTGCGAGCGAGCGGGTGCGGACCGGCGCAATCATTGTCAGGCAGCGGGGGACCCGTTTTCTGCCGGGCAGGAATGTTGCCCGGGCAAGCGATGACAGCCTCTATGCCTTAGTTGACGGTGTGGTGCGGTTTGAGTGGGCTTCAAGGGATAAGAAACGGGTTTCGGTAGTCCCAATCACCGAGTAAAGATGAAGATTAAGTGGCTTGGGCATTCCGCATTCCTCATCACCGCGGATGCGGGCACGAAGATTATCACCGACCCTTATGTTCCCGGCGCTTATGACAATGCGGTGGGGTATAAGAGAATCAGCGAAAAGGCGGATGTGGTGACGGTGAGTCATGAGCATCCTGACCACTGCGGCAGCGCCAATCTGCCCGGTAGCCCGCAGGTGCTCAAAGGCACTGGACCCTGGACAGTCGCCGGGATAAAAATCTCAGGTATTGACACATTTCATGACAAGAGCGGTGGCAGGGAAAGGGGCAGAAATACCGTTTTTGTTTATGAGGTTGACAATTTGCGGATAGTGCATTTGGGTGACTTAGGGCATATTCCGGATGAGGCAACCTTGAAGGCGATGGGCAGGGTTGATGTTTTGCTTATCCCGGTGGGAGGTGTTTTCACGATTGATGCGCAGGAGGCGGCGAAACTCGTCTCTTTGCTCAAGCCGAAGGTGGTGATTCCGATGCACTACAAGACCCCATCATTAAGCTTTCAGATTGAGGGTGTGGATGGGTTTTTGCGAGTTGCGCCCAATTCCAAACGCATCGGTAAGTCTGAGGTTGAAATCTCGCTTGCCAGTTTACCGGATGCGACCGAGACCTGGGTTTTAGAACCGGCGCTGTGAGATGAGGACAATACCGTTTGAGAAAATTCGGGATACGGTGGCGCGGTTGTGCGTTGAGGCGAACTGCATCCTTGGTGATGATGTGATTTCTGCTTTTAAAAAGGGGCTGGAGATGGAGGAGTCGCCCACCGGCAAGGAGATTTTAAGGCAACTTTTGGAGAATCAGGAGATTGCCCGCAAGGAGATGATGCCCATCTGCCAGGATACCGGCTGGGCGGTTGTCTGGGTTGAGATTGGTTCAGGTGTCAGGGTTGAGGGTGGTGAGCTTTACGATGCGATTCAGGAGGGGGTGGCAAAGGGCTATACCGAGGGTTATCTCCGCAAGTCAATTGTCTCTGATCCGTTAAGAAGAAAAAACACCGGCAACAACACGCCGGCAATCATCTATACCGATATTGTTCCCGGTGATAAACTGAAGATTGTTGTTCAGCCCAAGGGTGGTGGCAGTGAGAATATGAGCGAGGTAAGGATGCTTTCGGCTGCGGATGGTGCTTTTGGCATCAAGCGGTTTGTGATTGACCGGGTTGAGCGGTCACAGGCAAACCCCTGCCCACCGGTCATTGTTGGTGTCGGGATTGGTGGCACATTTGAGAAATGCGCAATGCTTGCCAAAAAGGCGCTCCTCAGGGAGATTGGTTCAACCCATCCTGACCCTTTCTATGCCGAGATGGAAAAGGAACTCCTGGATGAGATTAATAAACTGGGGATAGGACCTCAGGGGCTTGGTGGCAGGGTTACCGCATTGGCGGTTTTCATTGAGGCTTTTCCCTGCCATATTGCGACGATGCCCTGTGCGGTGAATATCAACTGCCATGCCCAGAGGCACAAAACCGCAATTCTGTAATTATGGGTGAGATAAAGAGCGTCAGGACCCCTTTGACCGATGAGGTGGTAAAGAGCCTGCGTGCTGGTGATGCGGTTGAGATTACCGGTTTAATTTATACCGCCAGGGACCTGGCACACAAAAGGTTGACCGAGAGCCTGCAAAAAGGGGAAAACCTTCCTTTTAATATAATGGGTGCGGTTATTTACTATGTGGGACCAAGCCCGGCAAAGCCGGGAAGGGTTATTGGTTCGTGCGGACCAACAACATCATACCGGATGGATGTTTATACCCCGAGTTTGCTTGCGGCTGGTCTGAAAGGGATGATTGGCAAGGGCAACAGAAGTCCAGAGGTGATTGAGGCATTAAAGAGATATTGTGGGGTATATTTTGCCGCGGTTGGTGGTGCGGCAGCGCTCCTTGCCCAGAGGGTGCGTGCGGCAAGGGTGGTGGCATATGATGATTTGGGTCCAGAGGCTTTGCAGGAACTTGAGGTTGAGAACTTCCCGGTGATTGTTGTCAATGACTGTTATGGTGCTGACCTTTACAAAGAGGGTGTGAGAAGATATAAAAGGGAGGGCTGAAGGATGGCGAGGAAAAAAAGAAAGAGCGAGGAACTGAGCCCAAGTGGAAATAATTTTGTCACCATCTATGTGATGGGTGAGGCTTATCGGGTGCCCAAGGACTTGACAATAATGAAGGCGATGGAGTATGCCGGTTACCGGTTCATCCGCGGCTGCGGTTGCCGGGGCGGGTTCTGCGGTGCCTGCGGTACGGTTTATCGCACCCGCGACTCCTATAAACTTAAGGTTGGGCTTGCCTGTCAGACCGTTGTTGAGGATGGAATGTATCTCACCCAGATCCCGTTTTATCCGGCAAACAAGAAGGATTACGACATAAAGGAACTGCAGGCCGATACCCAGGTGCTGGTAAAACTTTATCCAGAACTGATGCGCTGCATCGCCTGCAACTCCTGCACCAAAATCTGCCCTCAGGACATTGATGTGATGGGCTATATTCAGGCGGCAATCAGGGGTGATATCGCCAAGGTGGCGGATATGTCCTTTGACTGCATTATGTGCGGTCTGTGTGCGAGCCGGTGTCCGGCAGAGATTGTCCATTACAATGTGGGGCTCTTGGCGCGGCGGCTTTACGGTGCCAAGATTGCCCCGCGCGCTCAACACCTTGCCCAGCGCCTGGAGGAGATTAAGGCGGGCAGGTTTGAACCTGGACTTGACCGGCTCACCAAGATGAGCGAAGCGGAACTCTCCCGTCTCTACTACGAGGAACGGGATATTGAACCGGAATAGGAGGGATGATGTATCCAGAGTCAATGCAGGAGTCCATCAGGCGGCTTGAGGCAACCAGAGAGGAGCGCATCAAGCAGGGTAAGATTCCTTTACTTGATGCCGAGGCGAAGAAGGCGTTACTAAAGTCTTTCCATCCGGATTACATTGAGACCAGTATGCGTGCACTTGCAGTGGGTCCGAACAAGGGTGAGCGGACACCGCACGAGATTGCCGATTGCCTTGAAGCCTGGCCCATCGTTGACCCGAAAAGGTTTGACCCTGACAACCCAAAGTTCACGGTTGATGTCCTCGTGATTGGCGGTGGTGGTGCGGGCGTGGCGGCGGCGCTGATGGCACAGGAGCACGGGGCAAGTGTTATCTTGACAACTAAACTCCGCTTGGGTGATGCCAATACGATGATGGCGCAGGGCGGGATTCAGGCGGCAGATAAGGAGAACGACTCGCCCGAGAGGCACTACCTCGATGTCTTAGGTGGGGGGCACTTTAAGAACATTCCGGAACTGGCAAGGGCGCTGGTTACCGATGCGCCCGGCGTCATCGCCTGGTTGGAGGAGTTGGGGGTGATGTTTGACAAGACCCAGGACGGGACGATGATTACGATTCACGGCGGTGGCACATCCAGGAAGAGGATGCACGCCTGCCGGGACTACACCGGTGCGGAGATTATGCGCACCCTGCGGGATGAGTTCAAGAGCCGGGGGATTCCGGCACTGGAGTTCTGTGCGGCGGTGGAACTTTTGACCGATGATGAGGGCGCCTGTGCCGGTGCGGCATTTGTCAACCTTGACACAAATGAACTGTTCACCATTCGGGCAAAGACCACCATCCTGGCCACCGGTGGCTGCGGCAGGTTGCACATCCAGGGTTTTCCCTGCACCAACCACTACGGCGCCACCGCGGATGGACTGGTCCTGGCATACCGGGCAGGGGCAAAACTAATCTTTATGGACACGATTCAGTATCATCCGACCGGTGTTGCCTATCCCGAGCAGATTGTTGGGCAGTTGATTACTGAGAAGGTGCGGGGTCTGGGTGCGCACCTGGTCAACGCTTTTGGGAACCGGTTCATCTATGAACTTGAGAGCCGGGACATCACCGCCTCGGCAATCATCCGCGAATGCACCGAGAGGAAAAACGGGGTTGTGACGCCAACGGGCAGGGTAGGCGTCTGGCTGGACACCCCTTTGATTGAACTGCTCAAGGGTGAAGGTGCGGTGAAGAAAAACCTGCCGGCGATGTATCACCAGTTTGCCCGGTTCGGCATCTATATGGACAAGGAGCCAATTCTGACCTATCCCACCCAGCACTATCAGAATGGCGGGATTTTGATTAATGAGGTGGGCGAGACCGGTGTGAAAAACCTTTATGCGGCGGGCGAGGTTGCCGGTGGGATTCACGGGCGCAACCGGCTGATGGGCAACTCCCTTCTTGATATCTTAGTTTTTGGCAGGAGGGCAGGCAGGTCTGCTGCGGAAAAGGCGCAGATGTTATCCGTTGATAAAGGGGCGGGATTTAAACATCTGATTAAGTTTCAGGCAGAGTTGAGGGCGGCAAAGGTGCCAAAGGAAAGGCGCTCACCAATACTTTTGCCTGAATACCGCCGACCAGAACTGCAGACGCCCTTTGCCTTTGTCAATCGGTAGTTATTCTATTATTCGATAGGTGTGACAAAGGACTATCACGGTCACGCCTTTTTTACGGCTGACATTTACCTCAACCACCTCTTTTCTTCCGGCTGACACATACGAGCGGGACTGGTAATCTTCCTCATCGGTTTTATCAACCAGTTTCCAGTCACCTAAAACCTTCTCGTAATATGCCAAAACCTTTGCCGGGCTGTCTTTGGTCTCAAGGTTATAGGAGCAGCCAAACCGGGGGTAATAACTTCCGAAACGGGAAATGGGGGTGGCGTTAGGATAAAGCAGTTTTTGCGGTAGTCCGGTCAGGTCAACGCCATTTTTCTCGCCGTAAAAGACCTCACCCAACAGGCTTTGAAACTGGGTTATTGCGGTTCCCTGGGTGTCTGGTAAAGTCGGGGTGGTTTCACCGGTCTGCTTTGCCTCTGCTTTTATCTGCGGTTTGGTGCTACTGGAGGGCTTGCGGCAGCCGGCAATTGGGCACAAAAACAGCAAAAGATAAAAACAGGTAAAGGTTAATATTCTTTTCATATTATTATATTATAGATGGGGAGAGGGATGTCAATTTGCCCTCAGGGGTGGTAGGATGAGGGGTATGGGTGGGCAAAAGGGAAAGGCAATCCTGATGGCTCCTGGAGAGGGTTTATTCGGCAGGCTGGGAAAGGGGTTAAGGGGCTGGCTCTGAGACGATGGGTAAGGTTCTGGGGAGGGGGATATGAGTGAGGGCGATAGTGGTGGTGCTCGGGTGGATTTCCAAAATGGTATAGGTGGTTGCCTTAGGGATGGTAGGGGGGACTGTCCCCGGGACGACCCCTGGGCTGGTCACTGACCGGGATTTTGGCGGTTTTCGCCGTTTCTGCGTAATAAGGTTATAGGAAAATTTTTCATTGACTTTGTGAGGGAAGAGAATTATAATCGTTAAAACAAAAGGAGGATTAATGAATAAAAGGTTTCTCCCGGTCTTCGGGATATTGGTCGGTCTTGTTACAACAACCTTGGCAGCAGATACCCTCTGGACCAGGCGTTATGATGGTCCGGCAAACGGTGATGAAGAGGCGTGCGCGGTTTTTACCGATGGTGAAGACAATGTGATTGTCATCGGCTCCAGCCCGACACTCACCACCGGTTATGACTTTGTGGTTTTCAAGTATTCACCGGCGGGCGAGTCCCTTTGGCTTGCCCGAATCGGGAGCACGGGCAACACCAACGATTTGGT
Above is a window of candidate division WOR-3 bacterium DNA encoding:
- the rtcA gene encoding RNA 3'-terminal phosphate cyclase, with product MIEIDGSFGSGGGQILRTSLALSVILRAPIRIKNIRARRPKPGLMPQHLAGVRAAAKLSRAKVEGDFLGSTELVFEPAGVFCQDLTVDVAGERGSAGAVTLVAQTLLPIMLFSDKPCQAVLRGGTHVPFSPVYEYLERVLLPFLERLGFKAEAKLNAYGFYPVGGGEVVVKTEPVKKENLKGLDVKDKGGLKGLRIVSGVANLPVEIAQRQAARLKQSLGKEPENVEVFEVKARCPGTYLFLEAVYQGAVAGFSSLGKKGKRAEQVADEVYELFERHQEAPGALDPNLSDQIVPFLGLSKQDFHFTTTRVSDHLLTNIEVVKRFIPELNIELKVKDDGFGEVRGRW
- a CDS encoding fumarate hydratase translates to MRTIPFEKIRDTVARLCVEANCILGDDVISAFKKGLEMEESPTGKEILRQLLENQEIARKEMMPICQDTGWAVVWVEIGSGVRVEGGELYDAIQEGVAKGYTEGYLRKSIVSDPLRRKNTGNNTPAIIYTDIVPGDKLKIVVQPKGGGSENMSEVRMLSAADGAFGIKRFVIDRVERSQANPCPPVIVGVGIGGTFEKCAMLAKKALLREIGSTHPDPFYAEMEKELLDEINKLGIGPQGLGGRVTALAVFIEAFPCHIATMPCAVNINCHAQRHKTAIL
- a CDS encoding 4Fe-4S dicluster domain-containing protein; this encodes MARKKRKSEELSPSGNNFVTIYVMGEAYRVPKDLTIMKAMEYAGYRFIRGCGCRGGFCGACGTVYRTRDSYKLKVGLACQTVVEDGMYLTQIPFYPANKKDYDIKELQADTQVLVKLYPELMRCIACNSCTKICPQDIDVMGYIQAAIRGDIAKVADMSFDCIMCGLCASRCPAEIVHYNVGLLARRLYGAKIAPRAQHLAQRLEEIKAGRFEPGLDRLTKMSEAELSRLYYEERDIEPE
- a CDS encoding FAD-dependent oxidoreductase; protein product: MYPESMQESIRRLEATREERIKQGKIPLLDAEAKKALLKSFHPDYIETSMRALAVGPNKGERTPHEIADCLEAWPIVDPKRFDPDNPKFTVDVLVIGGGGAGVAAALMAQEHGASVILTTKLRLGDANTMMAQGGIQAADKENDSPERHYLDVLGGGHFKNIPELARALVTDAPGVIAWLEELGVMFDKTQDGTMITIHGGGTSRKRMHACRDYTGAEIMRTLRDEFKSRGIPALEFCAAVELLTDDEGACAGAAFVNLDTNELFTIRAKTTILATGGCGRLHIQGFPCTNHYGATADGLVLAYRAGAKLIFMDTIQYHPTGVAYPEQIVGQLITEKVRGLGAHLVNAFGNRFIYELESRDITASAIIRECTERKNGVVTPTGRVGVWLDTPLIELLKGEGAVKKNLPAMYHQFARFGIYMDKEPILTYPTQHYQNGGILINEVGETGVKNLYAAGEVAGGIHGRNRLMGNSLLDILVFGRRAGRSAAEKAQMLSVDKGAGFKHLIKFQAELRAAKVPKERRSPILLPEYRRPELQTPFAFVNR
- a CDS encoding Fe-S-containing hydro-lyase; the protein is MGEIKSVRTPLTDEVVKSLRAGDAVEITGLIYTARDLAHKRLTESLQKGENLPFNIMGAVIYYVGPSPAKPGRVIGSCGPTTSYRMDVYTPSLLAAGLKGMIGKGNRSPEVIEALKRYCGVYFAAVGGAAALLAQRVRAARVVAYDDLGPEALQELEVENFPVIVVNDCYGADLYKEGVRRYKREG
- a CDS encoding MBL fold metallo-hydrolase encodes the protein MKIKWLGHSAFLITADAGTKIITDPYVPGAYDNAVGYKRISEKADVVTVSHEHPDHCGSANLPGSPQVLKGTGPWTVAGIKISGIDTFHDKSGGRERGRNTVFVYEVDNLRIVHLGDLGHIPDEATLKAMGRVDVLLIPVGGVFTIDAQEAAKLVSLLKPKVVIPMHYKTPSLSFQIEGVDGFLRVAPNSKRIGKSEVEISLASLPDATETWVLEPAL
- the rpmA gene encoding 50S ribosomal protein L27, which gives rise to MAHKKGGGTAKNGRNSPGQRLGVKAFASERVRTGAIIVRQRGTRFLPGRNVARASDDSLYALVDGVVRFEWASRDKKRVSVVPITE
- a CDS encoding PQQ-binding-like beta-propeller repeat protein, translating into MNKKTLIVIMAGVIVAGFIGMGCPKPGAPSTPIIVSAPESTWVNATTPIRVFATAPNNKDIRYITDLGQPDNKMDTSDVTGSGDTNYIYPKWTQTGTFNFKVAAYLEEDPTKISEFSAPKSIRVLPNSPPESIKIFAPPGTAKGVETQFRATALDPENDSIQFYFDFGDGSKGWIDTRVAPGETITTTHKFNSEGTFWVKVKARDWPKRSESAPESIAIVVGAAGRVMWKFSGIVGDDSQPPIASPVVVDTLIYTYCDNGYFYCVSHNSGRKRADRGTREPEDYIFNGHPAYCRNTGHIIVGSEDAYLYALNASGLGVAWKWTPDTMTAGWGTPAINGTKIYIASDEDTLYYLEDAGSNCSFIGKYKLPAAIVGAPVIDRNGYLIFGCDNGILYKMEPNSPNVVWECTLRTNVMLSTPVIDDNGTIIVPDDSGYVNAVDEDGNKLWQTMVDPAEISGMAVGATNVFITTGSGKLFALNQLTGAIEWQHQHTTNSLIGAPLLAANGYIYFMDDDDCLYAANQSDGSLVWVADCLQQVGGRGVRTRPRKLEAAENPSLSIGPDGNIIVLGESYMYCVLGYPEGTLDNSAPWPKWQKDLYNTGKK
- a CDS encoding DUF72 domain-containing protein, which gives rise to MRVFVGTSGWFYPWNPSRSLDWYCDNSGLNAVELNASFYRFPFPNQVKSWAKKGKGLVWAVKVSRLVTHIHRLNKDGFEVWERFYELFQPLDKNIDFYLFQLHPQMAADDRDRVAEFVQRCGLKERFALECRNESWFNEKTVEWAKGLGITLVSVDAPKFFKDIYNTSGLVYLRMHGRTSWYQHNYTARELKEVVGKIRAAKPEGVYVFFNNDQDMLSNAQKMLELLQK